The following are encoded together in the Primulina tabacum isolate GXHZ01 chromosome 18, ASM2559414v2, whole genome shotgun sequence genome:
- the LOC142533504 gene encoding uncharacterized protein LOC142533504 encodes MNFLIWNVRGLRSSKSQQRLHAHVKEKRVKILAILEPMIDLDVRFMTRRFGFSRVISNSSGHIWVFFAEDVMVECLLDHTQFLHFRVSATFLPTTVFCSFVYAKCDYIERRQLWTSLLQVKPAQGPWLVGGDLNGSSFTWTNKTIWKRLDRVFVSVDWGDHFHSIRVEHLIRTVSDHCPLFVSVPVFASGPSSFRFQSMWWLRHHGFLQTVRLNWNFPCHLNGMHRLFVKLKRLKSHLKWWNKSVFGDLFAKLAEAEQAVRIAEADCEADPSDLHWTSLSNCNADLARVTAMEADFWRQKAACRWLEDGERNTKLFHYMVKKKRVANKIFRIWDNGSCLTFPELIQQSGAAFFQNLLTGDPFVLSCPDFSDFPLVISDLENANIAAPPSLEEVRATVFSIHRDSVAGPDGFSSTFFQHCWEIFHQDVLDAVLDFFRGSPLPQGFTVTTITLIPKVMGAQAWSDFRPISLFNVTNKIISKLLYSRLKEVAERLVSWNQSGFVPGRGPMVFSVGCFEALWLFRAVNINGSLTGFFGSTRGLRQGDPLSPLLFILGAEYLSRGLDRLYRQYPAIRYRSGCDLLLSHLAYADDIIIFANGGTREMNSLMDFLHHYENCSRQLVNAVKSVIILPPRCSGRTRSRLLRITGFGEGCFPIKYLGVPLFRGNRVCSLFDPLVQMMSKKLEGWELKTLSPGSRMTLLRSVLLSVPIYMFQVVQPPLAVMERLENVFNCFLWGSRSLDKKWHWARWSRACLPVSEGGLGFHRLKDIVESFSIKLWFRFRQGSSLWAKFMMRKYCQLVHPAYVSSAGFISPTWRRLLKIRARAESGIRWRIGMGDVTFWDDIWCGDVPLSSQVLLRGDRGVRVSHFLSDGAWDFDLLCSVVPPSVAETITLIPIASGEHDSAIWVHSSDGVFSLWLRPTISLFLWRFWHQWLPVDDVLQRRGFELASKCQCCEMPETFTHIFIDSPLARSVWHYFGAVFHVRIPLTTDFRLFLSAWKRHPGWTLRGHVKEFLPFIVLWFLWTARNDAKHRHLHISAETVKSQILSYLRLAHAASTVKPMHLRGVLQAARAMGIFVQLRRARKLTIVRWLRRPFGCFKLNVDGSSRGSPGASTVGGVVRDSSGHVGTLAHDVCILVCSEWVSALFLLVLSFGTFMVPGGRLLLVLLGRRISYCRGVCWMSWWIHGVLSKGSSAFYDMFVRLLLHGIELSALLIQMLDIFCSGGIAIYILLCDRHCIVTSWPYFLLTSGFGTVASYQIIFILTDWTLQDDSSGMRAFAWTLRSSRLYHFVFLSMWFIALLVFD; translated from the exons atgaattttctcatatggaATGTCAGGGGGCTCCGGAGCTCGAAGTCTCAACAAAGGCTACATGCCCATGTTAAAGAAAAGAGAGTCAAGATCTTGGCTATTTTGGAAcccatgattgatctggatGTTCGTTTTATGACTCGTCGTTTTGGTTTTTCTCGAGTTATATCGAACTCCTCGGGTCATATCTGGGTTTTCTTTGCTGAGGATGTGATGGTTGAGTGTCTCCTTGATCACACTCAATTCCTTCACTTCCGGGTTTCTGCTACTTTTTTGCCGACCACTGTCTTTTGCTCCTTTGTTTATGCTAAGTGTGACTACATTGAGCGCAGACAGCTTTGGACTTCTTTGCTTCAGGTTAAGCCTGCTCAGGGTCCTTGGCTTGTTGGTGGCGACCTTAAC gggtcttcgttcacgtgGACGaacaagaccatttggaagcgtctTGATCGAGTTTTTGTgtctgttgattggggtgacCATTTTCATTCTATTCGTGTGGAGCACCTCATTCGTACGGTCTCTGACCATTGTCCTCTTTTTGTGTCAGTCCCGGTCTTTGCTAGTGGGCCGAGTTCTTTTCGCTTTCAGAGCATGTGGTGGCTcaggcaccatggttttttACAGACggtgaggcttaattggaattttCCGTGTCATTTGAACGGCATGCACCGTCTTTTTGTGAAATTGAAGCGCCTCAAAAGCCATCTGAAGTGGTGGAATAAGAGTGTTTTTGGTGATCTTTTTGCCAAACTTGCTGAGGCGGAGCAGGCTGTCCGGATTGCTGAGGCTGATTGCGAGGCTGATCCTTCGGATTTGCATTGGACTAGTTTGTCCAATTGCAATGCGGATCTTGCTAGGgttaccgccatggaggcggatttttggcggCAAAAAGCCGCTTGTAGGtggttagaggatggtgagaggaacaccaaactcttccaCTATATGGTCAAGAAAAAAAGGGTGGCTAATAAAATCTTCCGTATTTGGGATAATGGCTCTTGCCTTACTTTCCCTGAGCTTATTCAGCAGTCTGGGGCTGCCTTTTTTCAAAACCTGCTTACTGGGGATCCTTTTGTGCTTTCTTGTCCAGATTTTTCTGATTTCCCCTTGGTGATCTCGGATTTGGAGAACGCAAATATTGCTGCCCCTCCTTCTTTGGAGGAGGTGCGggcgactgttttctccattcATCGTGATAGTGTGGCGGGGCCTGATGGATTCTCTTCgaccttctttcagcattgctgggagattttCCATCAGGATGTTTTGGATGCGGTCCTGGATTTCTTTCGGGGTAGTCCCTTGCCACAGGGGTTTACTGTCACCACGATCACATTGATTCCCAAAGTCATGGGTGCTCAGGCTTGGTCGGACTTTCGTCCTATCAGCTTGTTTAATGTGACTAATAAGATAATTTCCAAACTTTTATATTCTCGGCTGAAGGAGGTGGCGGAGAGGCTGGTTTCGTGGAATCAGAGTGGCTTTGTTCCAGGGCGG GGTCCAATGGTCTTTTCTGTTGGATGTTTTGAGGCATTATGGCTTTTCAGAGCAG ttaatatcaatggttcaCTCACTGGATTCTTTGGATCCACTAGGGGTCTCCGGCAGGGCGACCCTTTGTCCccacttcttttcattttgggggcagAGTACCTTTCGCGTGGTCTTGATCGTCTTTATCGTCAGTATCCTGCGATTAGGTACCGATCTGGTTGTGATCTCCTTCTTTCCCAcctggcctatgctgatgatatcattatttttgccaatggtgggacTCGTGAGATGAACAGTCTCATGGATTTTTTGCATCACTATGAAAACTGCTCGAGGCAGTTGGTGAATGCAGTTAAGAGTGTCAttattttgcctccgaggtgttCTGGTCGTACTCGTTCCCGTCTCCTTCGTATCACTGGGTTTGGGGAGGGTTGTTTTCCTATCAAATACCTCGGAGTTCCTTTGTTTCGTGGGAATAGAGTTTGCTCTCTTTTTGATCCCCTTGTGCAGATGATGAGTAAGAAGTTGGAGGGTTGGGAGCTTAAAACTCTTTCCCCGGGGAGCCGTATGACTCTCCTTAGGAGTGTCCTCCTTTCAGTTCCCATTTACATGTTCCAGGTAGTCCAGCCACCTCTGGCAGTTATGGAGAGGCTTGAGAATGTTTTCAATTGTTTCCTGTGGGGATCCAGATCCTTGGataagaaatggcattgggcgaGGTGGTCTCGTGCATGTCTTCCTGTCTCTGAAGGGGGTCTTGGATTTCACAGGCTCAAAGATATTGTGGAAAGCTTCTCCATTAAATTATGGTTTCGTTTTCGTCAAGGTTCATCCCTATGGGCCAAATTCATGATGAGAAAATATTGCCAGTTGGTGCATCCAGCTTATGTTTCATCTGCTGGgttcatttctcccacttggcgtcGTTTGCTTAAGATTAGGGCTCGTGCTGAATCTGGCATTCGATGGAGAATTGGGATGGGAGATGTTACCTTTTGGGATGACATCTGGTGTGGGGATGTTCCCTTGTCTAGTCAGGTTCTGCTTAGGGGGGATCGGGGTGTCCGTGTTTCTCACTTTCTTTCAGATGGGGCTTGGGATTTTGACCTCCTCTGCTCAGTTGTCCCACCCTCTGTTGCTGAGACTATTACTCTGATCCCTATTGCATCGGGGGAGCACGATTCGGCTATTTGGGTGCATAGTTCTGACGGTGTTTTTTCGCT TTGGCTGAGGCCTACTATATCTTTATTTCTCTGgaggttttggcatcaatggCTTCCAGTTGACGATGTGCTCCAGCGTCGTGGTTTCGAGCTGGCGTCTAAATGTCAGTGCTGTGAGATGCCTGAGACATTCACGCACATTTTCATTGATAGCCCTCTTGCCAGGTCTGTATGGCATTACTTTGGGGCTGTTTTTCATGTCCGTATTCCCCTTACCACCGATTTCAGACTCTTCCTCAGTGCTTGGAAGAGGCATCCGGGGTGGACTCTTAGGGGCCACGTGAAGGAGTTTTTGCCTTTTATTGTTTTatggtttctctggacggctcgTAATGATGCGAAACACCGTCATTTGCACATTTCCGCGGAGACTGTTaagtctcagattttgtcttatttGCGCCTCGCTCACGCTGCGTCTACTGTTAAGCCCATGCACTTGCGGGGTGTTTTGCAGGCTGCGAGGGCTATGGGGATTTTTGTTCAGTTGCGTAGGGCTCGTAAACTGACGATTGTTCGTTGGTTGCGGCGGCCGTTTGGGTGTTTTAAATTGAATGtagatgggagttcgagaggtAGTCCTGGGGCATCTACTGTTGGTGGTGTTGTTCGTGACTCTTCTGGGCATGTGGGG ACACTTGCACATGATGTGTGTATTCTTGTTTGTTCTGAGTGGGTTTCTGCCCTATTTCTGTTGGTGCTTTCCTTTGGCACATTCATGGTTCCTGGCGGGCGTTTACTGCTGGTTCTCCTTGGCCGCCGTATCAGTTATTGTAGAGGTGTTTGCTGGATGTCATGGTGGATTCATGGGGTGCTTTCTAAAGGATCCTCTGCTTTTTATGACATGTTCGTCAGACTCCTACTTCATGGGATCGAGCTCTCTGCTCTTTTGATTCAGATGCTAGATATCTTTTGTTCTGGCGGGATTGCGATCTATATCTTGCTCTGTGATCGCCATTGTATAGTGACTTCGTGGCCATATTTTCTTTTGACTAGTGGGTTTGGTACAGTTGCCAGCTACCagattatatttatattgacAGATTGGACTCTCCAGGATGATAGCTCCGGGATGAGAGCTTTTGCATGGACTCTGCGATCATCTCGTCTTTATCATTTTGTCTTCCTCAGTATGTGGTTCATAGCGCTTCTCGTTTTTGATTAG